The following proteins come from a genomic window of Paenibacillus sp.:
- the murD gene encoding UDP-N-acetylmuramoyl-L-alanine--D-glutamate ligase: protein MLHPDRYQGRRVVVLGLARSGVAVAELFHKRGADVVVNDKKERSQCPEADPLSALGISVVCGHHPDDLIDENTALVVKNPGIPYSIPPIRRALELGIEVVTEVEVAARIAKSPMIGITGSNGKTTTTTLVHLMLREDGQGAVIAGNIGRALTEAALEAKEDEWLVTELSSFQLKGTVDYRPNVACLLNLYETHLDYHGTMDDYAASKAKLFANQTPDDTAVFNWDDSFCRSLVPTLKAKRFPFSSKQPLESGVYITDGLVMIARGDGRTEELMPVADIALKGSHNAENAIAAAAVALAAGAAPDSVRNVLRTFRGVEHRLEFVLEKEGVAYYNDSKATNPTATVKSIEAFEGQPIVLVCGGLDRGSDYMELLPAFERSVKAVVALGQTREKLLRVAELGGVAKRRAIDEAEPAEAMRLAAAAAEQFAEPGDIVLLSPACASWDMFPSFEDRGRMFKHSVHTL, encoded by the coding sequence ATGCTGCATCCGGACCGGTACCAAGGCCGCCGGGTCGTCGTGCTCGGTTTGGCGAGAAGCGGCGTCGCCGTGGCGGAATTGTTCCACAAGCGCGGCGCGGACGTCGTCGTCAACGATAAGAAAGAACGCTCGCAATGCCCTGAGGCCGACCCATTGTCGGCTCTGGGTATTTCTGTTGTTTGCGGACATCATCCGGACGACCTCATCGACGAGAATACGGCGTTGGTCGTGAAAAATCCCGGCATCCCGTATTCCATCCCGCCGATCCGGAGAGCGCTCGAACTCGGCATCGAAGTCGTCACGGAGGTGGAGGTTGCCGCCCGCATCGCGAAATCGCCGATGATCGGCATCACGGGCTCCAACGGCAAAACGACGACGACAACGCTCGTCCATTTGATGCTGCGGGAGGACGGCCAAGGGGCTGTCATCGCCGGCAATATCGGCCGCGCGCTCACCGAGGCGGCGCTCGAGGCGAAGGAGGACGAATGGCTCGTTACGGAGCTCAGCAGCTTTCAGCTGAAAGGCACCGTCGATTACCGCCCGAACGTCGCCTGCCTGCTCAATTTGTACGAAACGCATCTCGATTACCACGGGACGATGGACGACTACGCCGCTTCGAAGGCGAAGCTGTTCGCGAATCAGACGCCGGACGATACGGCGGTGTTCAACTGGGACGATTCCTTCTGCCGCTCGCTCGTCCCAACGCTGAAAGCGAAGCGGTTCCCGTTCTCTTCGAAGCAACCGCTGGAGAGCGGCGTTTACATAACCGACGGCCTAGTGATGATCGCGCGCGGCGACGGGCGGACGGAGGAGCTCATGCCGGTCGCGGACATCGCGCTGAAAGGGAGCCACAACGCCGAGAACGCGATCGCCGCCGCGGCCGTAGCTCTCGCGGCCGGCGCCGCGCCGGACAGCGTTCGGAACGTCCTGCGGACGTTCCGGGGAGTCGAGCACCGGCTCGAATTCGTGCTCGAGAAGGAGGGCGTCGCCTACTATAACGACTCGAAAGCGACGAATCCGACGGCGACGGTCAAATCGATCGAAGCGTTCGAAGGGCAGCCGATCGTGCTCGTCTGCGGCGGCCTCGACCGCGGCTCCGACTACATGGAGCTGCTGCCCGCGTTCGAACGATCCGTGAAGGCGGTCGTCGCTCTCGGCCAGACGCGGGAGAAGCTGCTGCGAGTAGCGGAGCTGGGCGGCGTCGCCAAGCGGCGGGCGATCGACGAGGCGGAACCCGCAGAAGCGATGCGGCTCGCCGCGGCCGCCGCCGAGCAATTCGCCGAGCCCGGGGACATCGTGCTGCTGTCGCCGGCGTGCGCGAGCTGGGATATGTTCCCGTCGTTCGAGGACAGGGGACGCATGTTTAAGCATTCGGTGCATACCTTGTAA
- the mraY gene encoding phospho-N-acetylmuramoyl-pentapeptide-transferase — protein MELNPILITTGVSFALAVILGPLCIPLLRRLKFGQQIRQEGPQGHQKKAGTPTMGGIIILLALLLAFLRFSDRSLDVYVLLVASLGFGLVGFLDDYIKIAFKRSLGLTPKQKLFGQLLFSIAVCALLYASGHDTNVYVPGLDWTIPLGFLYYPFLILLMLGMSNAVNFTDGLDGLLSGTSAVAFGAFAVIAMMRTEHEAAFFSAAMIGAVLGFLVYNAHPAKVFMGDTGSLGIGGGIVAVAALTKTELLLLLIGGVFVVEVLSVIIQVVSFKTRGKRVFKMSPIHHHFELVGWSEWRVVITFWLTGLVLAGLGIYINEGL, from the coding sequence GTGGAACTCAATCCGATATTAATCACGACGGGCGTTTCCTTCGCGCTGGCCGTCATTCTCGGACCGCTTTGCATCCCGCTGCTGAGGCGGCTCAAATTCGGTCAGCAAATTCGGCAAGAAGGACCTCAAGGCCATCAAAAGAAAGCCGGCACGCCGACGATGGGCGGCATCATTATTTTGCTCGCGCTGCTGCTGGCGTTTCTCCGCTTTTCCGACCGATCGCTCGACGTGTACGTGCTGCTCGTCGCGTCGCTCGGCTTCGGACTCGTCGGCTTTTTGGACGATTATATCAAAATCGCCTTCAAACGCTCGCTCGGTCTCACCCCGAAGCAGAAGCTGTTCGGTCAGCTCTTGTTCTCGATCGCGGTCTGCGCGTTGCTGTACGCGAGCGGCCACGACACGAATGTGTACGTGCCAGGGCTCGATTGGACGATTCCGCTCGGCTTCTTGTACTATCCGTTCCTCATTTTGTTAATGCTGGGAATGAGCAACGCCGTCAATTTCACCGACGGTCTCGACGGCCTGTTGTCCGGGACGAGCGCCGTCGCGTTCGGCGCTTTCGCGGTCATCGCGATGATGCGCACCGAGCACGAGGCGGCGTTCTTCTCGGCGGCGATGATCGGGGCGGTGCTCGGGTTTTTGGTGTACAACGCGCACCCCGCCAAAGTGTTCATGGGGGACACCGGCAGCCTCGGGATCGGCGGGGGCATCGTCGCCGTCGCTGCGCTGACGAAGACGGAGCTGCTCTTGCTGCTCATCGGCGGCGTATTCGTCGTCGAAGTGCTGTCCGTCATCATCCAAGTCGTTTCGTTCAAAACGCGAGGCAAGCGGGTCTTCAAGATGAGCCCGATTCACCATCATTTCGAGCTGGTCGGCTGGTCCGAATGGCGCGTCGTCATTACGTTCTGGCTGACGGGTCTGGTGCTTGCGGGGCTCGGCATTTATATCAACGAGGGGTTGTAA
- a CDS encoding UDP-N-acetylmuramoyl-tripeptide--D-alanyl-D-alanine ligase codes for MIQAKLDTIATYAGGSVAGGLGKEVDIRGVSTDTRTITAGNLFVPLIGERFNGHAYADAAFAGGAAAMLWQADQGEPPAGRPVVVVDDTLAALQRLAASYRRSLPVRIVGITGSNGKTTTKDMTAAVLSAAYRVYKTQGNYNNHIGLPLTLLSLTPDTEFAVLEMGMSGRGEIELLTTIARPDAAVITNIGDAHLLQLGSRDEIAKAKLEIRAGLAEGGTFVVPGDEPLIDRYLGEAPGPAACRLVRFGASDACEIRLASVELSANGTSFRTTDSPVVFRIPMLGRHNATNALAALAIGRSFGLDDERIAAALAGFTPTGMRIERVDGKNGTTLWNDAYNASPTSMRAALALLRETTGYARKFAVLGDMLELGPEERELHRGVGRELAPERIDYVLTFGALGREIADAAAPNYPEERVQAFDDKEALADALERLAQPGDLILVKASRGMKMETIIERMRNHP; via the coding sequence ATGATACAGGCGAAGCTTGACACCATTGCGACATATGCCGGAGGCTCCGTCGCGGGCGGACTCGGGAAAGAAGTCGACATCCGAGGCGTGTCTACGGATACCCGCACGATTACCGCGGGCAATTTGTTCGTGCCGTTGATCGGCGAACGGTTCAACGGGCACGCGTACGCGGACGCCGCGTTCGCGGGGGGAGCCGCCGCCATGCTGTGGCAGGCGGACCAAGGGGAGCCGCCGGCGGGCCGGCCCGTCGTCGTCGTCGACGACACGCTGGCCGCGCTGCAGCGGCTCGCCGCGAGCTACCGTCGCTCGCTGCCGGTTCGCATCGTCGGAATTACCGGCAGCAACGGCAAGACGACGACGAAAGACATGACCGCGGCGGTATTGTCCGCCGCTTATCGCGTATACAAAACGCAAGGCAATTATAACAATCATATCGGCCTGCCGCTGACGCTGCTGTCGCTGACGCCGGACACCGAATTCGCCGTTCTCGAGATGGGCATGAGCGGACGCGGCGAAATCGAGCTGCTGACGACGATCGCGCGGCCTGACGCGGCGGTCATTACGAACATCGGCGACGCGCATTTGCTGCAGCTCGGCTCGCGCGACGAAATCGCCAAGGCGAAGCTGGAAATTCGCGCGGGCCTCGCCGAGGGCGGCACGTTCGTCGTTCCGGGCGACGAGCCGCTAATCGACCGGTACCTCGGCGAAGCGCCGGGGCCGGCCGCATGCCGCCTCGTCCGCTTCGGCGCAAGCGACGCCTGCGAGATTCGCCTTGCGTCGGTCGAGCTGTCGGCGAACGGCACGTCGTTCCGAACGACGGATTCGCCCGTCGTCTTCCGCATCCCGATGCTCGGCCGACACAACGCGACCAACGCGCTGGCGGCGCTCGCGATCGGCCGCTCGTTCGGCCTCGACGACGAGCGGATCGCCGCCGCGCTCGCCGGCTTTACGCCGACGGGCATGCGCATCGAACGCGTCGACGGGAAGAACGGCACGACGCTGTGGAACGACGCGTACAACGCGAGCCCGACGTCGATGCGCGCGGCGCTCGCGCTGCTACGCGAGACGACCGGTTACGCCCGCAAATTCGCCGTGCTCGGCGATATGCTCGAGCTCGGGCCCGAAGAACGGGAGCTGCATCGCGGCGTCGGCCGCGAGCTCGCGCCGGAAAGAATCGATTACGTGCTGACGTTCGGCGCGCTCGGGCGCGAGATCGCCGACGCGGCGGCGCCGAATTATCCGGAAGAACGCGTCCAGGCGTTCGACGACAAAGAGGCGCTCGCGGACGCGCTCGAGCGGCTCGCGCAGCCGGGGGATCTCATCCTCGTCAAGGCGTCGCGAGGCATGAAGATGGAAACGATTATCGAACGAATGCGGAATCATCCGTAG